Proteins from a single region of Hyphomicrobiales bacterium:
- a CDS encoding gamma carbonic anhydrase family protein, producing MPLYAFEKRRPSLAAPERTWIAPGAHVIGDVELAADVSVWFGATLRGDNEAITVGAGSNLQENVICHTDPGFPLRIGAGCTIGHGAILHGCTIADDCLVGMGATILNGAEIGAGSIVGAGALVTERKSFPPGSLIVGSPARLAREVDEKGREIIRRSAAVYVAKIARYRTGLEPIGD from the coding sequence ATGCCGCTCTATGCGTTCGAGAAGCGTCGTCCCAGCCTCGCAGCACCGGAGCGCACCTGGATCGCCCCCGGTGCGCACGTGATCGGCGACGTCGAACTCGCCGCGGACGTGAGCGTCTGGTTCGGTGCGACCCTCAGGGGCGACAACGAAGCGATCACTGTCGGCGCGGGCTCGAACCTCCAGGAAAACGTCATCTGCCACACCGATCCGGGCTTTCCGCTGAGGATCGGAGCCGGCTGCACGATCGGCCACGGAGCGATCCTGCATGGCTGCACGATCGCCGACGACTGCCTCGTCGGCATGGGAGCGACCATTCTCAACGGGGCCGAAATCGGGGCCGGTTCGATCGTCGGAGCGGGCGCCCTCGTCACCGAGCGCAAATCGTTTCCGCCCGGCTCCCTGATCGTCGGCTCGCCGGCCCGCCTCGCACGCGAGGTGGACGAGAAGGGCCGTGAGATCATCCGCCGTTCGGCCGCCGTCTACGTCGCGAAGATCGCGCGCTATCGCACGGGCCTCGAGCCGATCGGGGATTGA
- the pdxA gene encoding 4-hydroxythreonine-4-phosphate dehydrogenase PdxA gives MRSWNTRRASNRARSPAARPEPVRADKPLAVTMGDPAGIGPEIILEAWSVREAERLAPFVAVGRPEWLLDAARRRPRAVPIDTITATEALADPRALGLAARDPNRLVVVAVGDPGPAVVPGRPTEAAAPAIIAAIETSVALIAAGQAAGIVTAPIAKAVLKSAGFAHPGHTELLGELSRRHWPVEPCQPVMMLVGADLRVVPVTVHVPLTAVAPSLTGELIMSVARITARALTRDFAVARPRIAVCGLNPHAGENATMGTEERDIIAPAVAGLVREGLEVRGPLPADTLFHPRARRNYDAVLGMYHDQVLIPLKTIAFESGVNTTLGLAFVRTSPDHGTAFDIAGTGTADPTSMIAAIRLAGDMVRRRDAAPVARVN, from the coding sequence ATGCGTTCCTGGAATACAAGGCGGGCGAGCAACCGGGCCAGAAGCCCTGCGGCGAGACCTGAGCCCGTGCGCGCCGACAAGCCACTGGCCGTCACCATGGGTGACCCGGCCGGCATTGGCCCGGAGATCATTCTCGAGGCCTGGTCGGTGAGAGAAGCAGAGCGACTTGCGCCATTCGTTGCGGTCGGCCGTCCCGAATGGCTCCTCGACGCCGCACGGCGGCGCCCGAGGGCCGTACCGATCGACACCATCACCGCGACCGAAGCCCTCGCCGACCCCAGGGCTCTCGGACTTGCGGCTCGCGACCCGAACCGCCTCGTCGTCGTCGCGGTCGGCGATCCCGGCCCCGCCGTCGTTCCAGGCCGACCGACCGAGGCGGCAGCACCCGCCATCATCGCCGCGATCGAGACCTCCGTCGCCCTGATCGCCGCCGGGCAGGCCGCCGGGATCGTCACGGCCCCGATCGCCAAGGCGGTCCTCAAGTCCGCCGGCTTTGCCCATCCGGGGCACACCGAACTCCTCGGTGAACTCAGCCGGCGCCATTGGCCGGTCGAGCCCTGCCAACCGGTCATGATGCTGGTCGGGGCCGATCTCCGGGTCGTTCCGGTCACCGTCCACGTCCCCCTCACCGCGGTCGCCCCGAGCCTCACCGGCGAACTCATCATGAGCGTCGCGCGCATCACGGCACGGGCGCTCACCCGTGACTTCGCCGTCGCCCGACCGCGGATCGCCGTGTGCGGGCTCAACCCCCATGCCGGCGAGAACGCCACTATGGGCACCGAGGAACGCGACATCATCGCCCCGGCCGTCGCCGGCCTCGTTCGCGAGGGGCTGGAGGTGCGCGGACCGCTCCCGGCCGACACACTTTTTCATCCACGCGCCCGGCGGAACTACGATGCCGTTCTCGGCATGTATCACGATCAGGTCCTGATCCCCCTCAAGACGATCGCCTTCGAGAGCGGCGTCAACACCACACTCGGCCTCGCCTTCGTGCGCACCTCGCCGGACCATGGCACGGCTTTCGACATCGCTGGCACGGGAACGGCCGACCCGACCAGCATGATCGCCGCGATCCGGCTTGCCGGCGATATGGTCCGCCGGCGCGACGCCGCACCCGTTGCGCGCGTGAACTGA
- a CDS encoding guanylate kinase translates to MSNPLIPRRGLMLVLSSPSGAGKTTIARRLMDAEAELRLSVSLTTRAPRPGERDGIDYHFVDRATFDARREAGELLEWANVFSNGYGTPKAPVEAALAEGRDVLFDVDWQGARQLRERAGADVVTVFILPPSLVALEQRLRQRAQDSAAVVAERMARAEEEISHWGEYEYVVVNADVDESVESIRSILASERLRTRRRTGLGAFVDGLEGG, encoded by the coding sequence ATGAGCAATCCCCTGATCCCCCGGCGCGGTCTCATGCTCGTGCTCTCCTCGCCCTCTGGTGCAGGAAAGACGACAATCGCGCGACGCCTCATGGACGCCGAGGCGGAGCTGCGGCTTTCGGTCTCCTTGACGACCCGGGCGCCTCGTCCGGGAGAACGCGACGGCATCGATTACCACTTCGTCGACCGCGCCACCTTCGATGCGCGCCGCGAGGCCGGCGAATTGCTCGAGTGGGCCAACGTCTTTTCCAACGGGTACGGCACGCCGAAGGCCCCGGTCGAGGCGGCGCTCGCCGAGGGCCGCGACGTGCTGTTCGACGTCGACTGGCAGGGAGCGCGGCAATTGCGCGAGCGCGCCGGGGCAGACGTCGTCACCGTTTTCATCCTTCCGCCGTCGCTCGTCGCGCTCGAACAACGTTTGCGTCAGCGGGCCCAGGACAGCGCCGCCGTCGTCGCCGAGCGAATGGCGCGCGCCGAGGAGGAAATCAGTCACTGGGGCGAGTACGAGTACGTGGTGGTCAACGCGGATGTCGACGAGAGTGTCGAATCGATCCGCTCGATCCTCGCCAGCGAGCGGCTCAGGACCCGGCGGCGCACGGGGCTCGGCGCTTTCGTCGACGGGCTCGAAGGCGGCTAA
- a CDS encoding ATP-binding cassette domain-containing protein: protein MRETTTPLVSLDGAGVHRAGRWLVRGVELTVRPREIVTLIGPNGSGKSTTAKLAIGLMAADEGKAWRREGLRVAYVPQRLHVDWTLPLTVRRFMALTGGVADAAIAAALERTAVGHLAGSEVRTLSGGEFQRVQLARAIARKPDLMVLDEPVQGVDYTGEIALYNLIGRIRDELGCGILLISHDLHVVMAATDYVVCLNGHVCCRGTPASVAESAEYRQLFGERAAATLAVYEHRHDHAHLPDGRIVPGGGGPGHAAEHGVAGAACCDHGHDHGHGHDHGHGHDHTHGHAKADPSPGSPGEGGAEGRTGGGHAR, encoded by the coding sequence ATGCGCGAGACGACAACGCCATTGGTTTCCTTGGATGGCGCCGGGGTGCACCGGGCCGGGCGTTGGCTCGTGCGCGGGGTCGAACTCACGGTGCGGCCACGCGAGATCGTCACGCTCATCGGCCCGAACGGCTCCGGCAAATCGACCACGGCCAAGTTGGCCATCGGGTTGATGGCGGCGGACGAGGGAAAGGCGTGGCGCCGGGAGGGGCTGCGCGTGGCCTATGTGCCCCAGCGCCTGCACGTCGATTGGACATTGCCGCTGACGGTGCGCCGTTTCATGGCGTTGACCGGTGGCGTCGCGGATGCCGCCATCGCGGCGGCACTCGAGCGCACGGCGGTCGGGCACCTGGCGGGGTCCGAGGTTCGCACGCTCTCGGGCGGCGAATTCCAGCGTGTGCAGCTGGCTCGCGCCATCGCCCGCAAGCCGGATCTCATGGTTCTGGACGAGCCCGTCCAAGGGGTGGACTACACCGGCGAGATCGCCCTCTACAATCTCATCGGGCGGATCCGGGACGAACTCGGCTGCGGTATTCTGCTGATCTCCCACGATCTGCACGTGGTGATGGCCGCGACGGACTATGTGGTCTGCCTCAACGGTCACGTCTGCTGCCGCGGCACGCCGGCCTCGGTCGCCGAGAGCGCGGAGTATCGGCAACTCTTCGGGGAGCGGGCGGCGGCAACGCTCGCCGTCTACGAGCATCGCCACGACCACGCCCACTTGCCGGACGGTCGGATCGTGCCGGGGGGCGGGGGGCCGGGCCACGCCGCCGAACACGGAGTGGCGGGAGCTGCCTGCTGCGATCACGGGCACGATCATGGGCACGGGCACGATCATGGGCACGGGCACGATCATACCCATGGACACGCGAAGGCCGATCCTTCGCCCGGCTCGCCAGGCGAGGGCGGTGCCGAGGGGCGGACGGGGGGCGGCCATGCTCGATGA
- the rsmA gene encoding 16S rRNA (adenine(1518)-N(6)/adenine(1519)-N(6))-dimethyltransferase RsmA translates to MGSSAAPGDGLPALREVIRLLELRARRSLGQNFILDLNLTRRIARLVPDLAARSIVEIGPGPGGLTRGLLMEGAGRVLAVERDERFLPALAAIAEAYPGRLEVRHADALELDYSSLVTAPGAIVANLPYNIATPLLTGWLTLTPWPDWLGLMALMFQKEVAERIAAPVGTPAYGRLSVLAQWRAEVRLALTLPPAAFTPPPKVSSAVVVFRPRPVPEPVCAPATLERVTAAAFGQRRKMLRASLKTLVAEPEALLEAAAIEPTERAEHVPVAGFVRLAAALEAQNAAGDRR, encoded by the coding sequence ATGGGCTCGAGCGCGGCACCGGGCGACGGACTGCCGGCCCTGCGCGAGGTGATCCGCTTGCTGGAACTGCGGGCGCGGCGCAGCCTCGGGCAGAATTTCATCCTCGACCTCAATCTCACGCGGCGCATCGCCCGTCTCGTGCCGGACCTTGCCGCGCGCTCCATCGTCGAGATCGGGCCCGGCCCCGGGGGCCTGACACGCGGACTTCTCATGGAGGGAGCCGGCCGGGTCCTCGCCGTCGAGCGCGATGAGCGTTTCCTTCCCGCACTGGCGGCGATCGCCGAGGCCTATCCGGGCCGGCTCGAGGTTCGCCACGCCGATGCCCTCGAACTCGATTATTCGTCTCTCGTTACCGCTCCCGGCGCGATCGTCGCCAACCTGCCCTACAACATCGCAACGCCCCTCCTCACCGGCTGGCTGACCCTGACGCCCTGGCCGGACTGGCTCGGTCTGATGGCCCTGATGTTCCAAAAGGAGGTTGCCGAGCGCATCGCCGCGCCGGTCGGCACGCCGGCCTATGGCCGTCTCTCGGTGCTGGCCCAGTGGCGCGCCGAGGTTCGACTGGCCCTGACGTTGCCACCCGCCGCCTTCACGCCGCCACCCAAGGTCTCCTCGGCGGTCGTCGTATTCCGCCCCCGCCCGGTGCCCGAGCCGGTCTGTGCCCCGGCAACGCTGGAGAGAGTCACGGCGGCCGCCTTCGGCCAGCGGCGCAAGATGCTGCGGGCGAGCCTCAAGACCCTGGTTGCCGAGCCCGAAGCCCTGCTCGAAGCGGCCGCGATCGAGCCGACCGAACGCGCCGAGCATGTTCCGGTCGCAGGGTTCGTGCGGCTCGCCGCCGCCCTCGAGGCTCAAAACGCGGCGGGCGATCGGCGTTAG
- a CDS encoding YicC family protein: protein MALRSMTGFARTAGAIEGYSWSWEIRSVNGRNLEVRLRLPQNLESLESKVRAMCSSRLARGNCNLTLTLRKEGGSQALKVNQTVLQQAIEIARQVRRTAGEVTAISVGDLLAVRGVLELAEAEADAELEARLNTGVLAGLEEALDILVGARAAEGRQLANVLGGLIDRVDGLVAEITDHPGRSSARIKARLERQIAALGERPEQLDPQRLAQEVLLIATRADIQEELDRLRAHVVAARALLVAGEPAGRQLDFLSQEFNREANTICSKASDIEITRLGLSLKSFIDQFREQIQNVE, encoded by the coding sequence ATGGCGCTCAGGAGCATGACGGGGTTCGCGCGCACGGCCGGCGCGATCGAGGGCTACAGCTGGAGTTGGGAGATTCGCTCCGTCAATGGGCGCAACCTCGAGGTGCGCCTGCGCCTTCCCCAGAACCTGGAATCGCTCGAGTCGAAGGTGCGCGCGATGTGCTCCAGCAGGCTGGCGCGGGGCAATTGCAACCTGACGCTCACCCTGCGCAAGGAGGGCGGCAGTCAGGCCCTCAAGGTGAACCAGACGGTTTTGCAGCAGGCGATCGAGATCGCGCGGCAGGTGCGCCGGACGGCGGGCGAGGTGACCGCGATCAGCGTCGGTGACCTCCTCGCCGTGCGCGGCGTGCTCGAACTCGCCGAGGCGGAAGCCGATGCCGAACTGGAGGCGCGGCTCAATACCGGCGTGCTCGCGGGGCTCGAGGAGGCTCTCGACATCCTGGTTGGCGCACGTGCCGCCGAGGGGCGCCAACTGGCCAATGTGCTCGGTGGATTGATCGACCGGGTCGATGGGCTGGTGGCCGAGATCACCGACCACCCGGGCCGCTCCAGCGCGCGGATCAAGGCGCGCCTCGAGCGCCAGATCGCCGCACTCGGCGAACGGCCCGAGCAACTCGATCCCCAGCGCCTCGCCCAGGAGGTGCTGCTCATCGCGACGCGGGCCGATATCCAGGAGGAACTCGACCGGCTGCGCGCCCATGTCGTGGCCGCCCGCGCGCTGCTGGTCGCCGGGGAGCCGGCCGGGCGTCAATTGGATTTCCTCTCCCAGGAATTCAACCGGGAGGCCAATACGATCTGCTCGAAGGCGAGCGACATCGAGATCACGCGCCTCGGGCTCTCCCTCAAGTCGTTCATCGACCAGTTCCGCGAGCAGATCCAGAACGTGGAATGA
- a CDS encoding zinc ABC transporter substrate-binding protein — translation MRVIRTFGFWVLGAGLALAATGRSAAAEAPSVVVSIKPIHSLVAGVMDGIGTPGIIVEGAGSPHTASLKPSKAAAIEAAGVVFWVGHELETFLEGPLESLAGKAHVISLIDAPDLVRHEIREGGAFEGHADHDGHGHGHGHEEAKHDEHDHDKSKNHDGHGHGHGHGEAKHTEADHGDGEHHDETDAHIWLDPANAKAIVAAAAKALAEADPANGGRYMANAAALQARLDGLTTDIETIVAPVRERPFIVFHDAYQYFEHRFGLAAAGSITTNPEVAPGAERVTELRAKVRELGAVCVFSEPQFSPKIVSVITEGTGARTGVLDPLGADIAAGPEHYFTLMKRNAEAIRDCLTPAS, via the coding sequence GTGAGAGTGATACGAACGTTCGGGTTCTGGGTCCTCGGCGCCGGCTTGGCGCTTGCCGCAACCGGCCGATCCGCCGCAGCGGAGGCGCCGTCCGTGGTGGTCTCCATCAAGCCGATCCACTCGCTCGTCGCCGGGGTCATGGACGGCATCGGCACACCGGGGATTATCGTCGAGGGGGCGGGTTCACCGCACACCGCCAGCCTCAAGCCGTCAAAAGCCGCTGCCATCGAAGCGGCGGGCGTGGTGTTCTGGGTCGGCCACGAACTCGAAACCTTTCTCGAGGGGCCGCTCGAATCACTAGCCGGCAAGGCCCACGTGATCAGCCTCATCGACGCACCGGACCTCGTGCGTCACGAAATCCGCGAAGGCGGCGCATTCGAAGGTCACGCCGACCACGACGGACACGGACACGGACACGGACACGAAGAGGCCAAGCACGACGAACACGATCACGACAAATCCAAGAACCACGATGGCCACGGCCACGGCCACGGACACGGTGAGGCAAAGCACACCGAAGCCGACCATGGGGACGGCGAACATCACGACGAAACCGACGCTCACATCTGGCTCGATCCCGCCAACGCAAAGGCGATCGTCGCGGCGGCCGCCAAGGCTCTCGCCGAGGCCGATCCGGCCAATGGCGGGCGGTACATGGCCAACGCCGCTGCGCTGCAGGCCCGCCTCGACGGGCTGACCACCGATATCGAGACCATCGTGGCGCCGGTGCGCGAGAGGCCCTTCATCGTCTTTCACGATGCCTACCAGTACTTCGAGCATCGATTCGGCCTCGCCGCGGCCGGCTCCATCACGACGAACCCCGAAGTGGCGCCCGGCGCAGAGCGGGTGACGGAGCTGCGGGCAAAGGTGCGTGAACTCGGCGCGGTCTGCGTCTTCTCCGAACCCCAATTCTCGCCCAAGATCGTCAGTGTCATCACCGAGGGAACCGGCGCGCGCACCGGCGTGCTCGATCCGCTCGGAGCCGACATCGCCGCCGGTCCGGAGCACTATTTCACGCTCATGAAGCGCAACGCCGAGGCCATCCGCGATTGCCTGACGCCGGCGAGCTGA
- the mltG gene encoding endolytic transglycosylase MltG — protein MTRFASRSSGVAPPRPDSPRGVGALEHGILPRSPAEVLEPTRPPEPPRRRSRRQRGRRAGGFIGFLGGSLTFLLMALISIGVAQQVVKYQFNKPGPLPHSTVVVIPKGDGVNAIADRLQREGVLRDKWLFTLGVIRFRAQRKLRAGEYEFPQAASVRQVLDTLVEGKAILHKVAVPEGRTSYEVVEILNQEPLLKGEITEIPAEGTLLPDTYRFSRGTPRQELLGRMVSEQTDFLQRAWAKRQEGLPLRSPEEALVLASIVEKETGRADERRRVAGVFVNRLRQGMRLQSDPTIIYGITLGRGGLGRGIRRSEIDKPTPYNTYQIDGLPPTPICNPGREAIEAVLNPEATDDLFFVADGTGGHAFARTLAEHNRNVERWRQIERQQRATPAVVTGNASVTTPASSEGQQPAVVSASDGDAFPVPVRKPARQ, from the coding sequence ATGACTCGGTTTGCGTCACGCAGTTCGGGCGTTGCGCCGCCACGGCCCGACTCACCGAGAGGAGTCGGTGCCCTCGAGCATGGGATCCTGCCGCGCAGTCCCGCCGAGGTGCTCGAGCCGACGCGGCCGCCCGAGCCACCGCGCCGCAGGTCGCGTCGCCAGCGGGGCCGGCGCGCCGGCGGGTTCATCGGCTTTCTCGGTGGCAGTCTCACCTTCCTTCTCATGGCGCTGATCTCGATCGGTGTCGCTCAGCAGGTCGTGAAATACCAGTTCAACAAACCCGGTCCGCTGCCCCATTCGACGGTCGTCGTCATTCCGAAGGGCGACGGCGTCAATGCCATCGCCGATCGCCTGCAGCGCGAGGGAGTGCTGCGCGACAAGTGGCTCTTCACGCTCGGTGTGATCCGCTTTCGGGCGCAGCGCAAACTGAGGGCGGGTGAGTACGAGTTCCCGCAGGCCGCCAGTGTGCGCCAGGTGCTCGACACGCTCGTCGAGGGAAAGGCGATCCTCCACAAGGTGGCGGTGCCGGAGGGGCGCACGAGCTACGAAGTGGTCGAGATCCTCAACCAGGAGCCTCTGCTCAAGGGCGAGATCACGGAGATCCCGGCCGAGGGCACGCTGCTGCCGGACACCTACCGCTTCTCGCGCGGCACGCCGCGCCAGGAGCTGCTCGGACGCATGGTGAGCGAGCAGACCGATTTCCTGCAACGCGCCTGGGCCAAGCGCCAGGAGGGGTTGCCGCTGCGGAGCCCGGAAGAGGCGCTCGTTCTGGCCTCGATCGTCGAGAAGGAGACCGGACGCGCCGATGAACGGCGGCGCGTTGCCGGCGTCTTCGTCAACCGGCTGCGTCAGGGAATGCGTCTGCAATCGGACCCGACGATCATCTATGGCATCACGCTCGGACGCGGCGGTCTCGGGCGTGGCATCCGGCGAAGCGAGATCGACAAGCCGACGCCATACAACACCTACCAGATCGACGGGCTGCCGCCGACGCCGATCTGCAATCCGGGTCGCGAGGCGATCGAGGCGGTGCTCAATCCCGAGGCGACCGACGATCTCTTCTTCGTCGCCGACGGCACCGGTGGGCATGCGTTCGCGCGCACGCTCGCCGAGCACAACCGTAACGTCGAACGATGGCGCCAGATCGAGCGTCAGCAGCGTGCGACGCCGGCCGTCGTCACGGGCAACGCTTCCGTGACCACTCCGGCGAGCAGCGAGGGGCAGCAGCCGGCCGTCGTTTCCGCGAGTGACGGTGATGCGTTCCCGGTACCCGTGCGAAAGCCCGCCCGGCAATAG